aggctagtattgagagaatttggacaaaatggctgctgccacgcaaaaggggttgagattttaactagtagttttaactactactagacctaggcacaaaacgtaaatactagaccgaagaacaaaggactcttaaaccaagtaacaggcagaaaagtttaaacaattcctagaccgagtacataactaccgataaccactagacaaaggaaataaaaagtggggaccatgaaatccaagcctgacaacgtacggtaaagctgcagctaacaatcttcatgcacttttctaactaattcagattcgcaaatggagaaaacagaggaaatgcccagattcaaacataataaacagatttggtcgacggaaacttacaataactcgaagatacgacagatctacgtaaactaggcgaaatgaaatgtaaatacgtaaactaggcatggaaatcaagtactccttctcagattacgtcggacgcttaatccactccggatccaagccatccgaacccaacaaacagcaaaaccaacgccataactccgattttcacagatctactccaatctcaatcaatcatgaacaatctgcaaacaaatcacaaactccagcaaaacccaacctccgattcatccaaaaagcagaaccattcttcacatccaaacaacaagtatcggcaataaatcagaaccaactgcaaaaataactaactccgacaatcctaactcgaaatcaatcgaactcaaccagcaaaccagaaatgaacacaatagacataagcgaaagtaaaatctggaataaaaccggaaatattggttgtcaaaagaaaaccgagcttcgaacagcgaagctcggcggaatcagtgtaaatagcaacggaaatgtaaattgtttcttcgcccttgaactaggacggtgttacaaccctcgaaccattgtcggaaagctaaacgtgaaccaccagccaagtgctaactggaatctctcgcgaattcagagtcaagtgtgtggaaaggtgaatcgagcaaggagctgttagtgaggcctccagccgagaaggtccctccagcctgcatgcttctcccttttatagatgcggacatagccttctagagttttcgtagaaatccctattctacccttcaactccgaggcttcctccgtctagcaattttcttccaattgttcaccctttcgccagtttcctaggaccatgcaagcgtcctcttcttttcctggatctggcgaaaaacttcacatacctgacttaattcaatgcgttagacccagcaatttcatgaaatgaacccctagaccgatgcatgaaattagccttatcagcaTATTGGGAAAATTTAACCACATTTATTGCAAATAAATTATTCGAAGAATTTTGGAATATATTCATACtcaaacaaaattaatactcctaatataattttattttaacagTGACATTAATTGGAAACGAATGTCATTCAAATCTTGATTTATTAAACAATTTAACATATATGAATAGATTGTTAGGATGGAGTGCGTtgtaatgctaacttttcttaaattgctaactcatcaacgtagtgcattaaaatatcaactaagtttatgttgacatttcaatgtcATCGTgctgacatttttaatacaccatattgatgagttaacataattagcaacttaagaaagttaaCAACGGATCACACCACTTGTTATGTTATGATATTATTAAACATTCAATTAATTTCTttgttaattaaaattttgaaaaagagGACCAAAAatatggatgctcttacaatttcacaacaaatattatataaCTAAACAACCAATCAAGACTAAAAGTCGTCGACCAAACGTTACATAagtattcatttttaaaaatttattaaaatacaaTACAAATGATAGTACTAATAGATGAAgcttatttttattcaaattatccATCTTGCTATAGAACTATACCTATGCTTCATGATTAAACATTACTACattattaattactccatatatATTCCATACACCAAAACTAGTATCAAAGTCTTAGTTGCTAGGAGGCGGCGCCGGTGCCGGCGCATTCGGAGCAATCGGATAAGGAAGGATGGGAATTGACGGAAGCGGCGTGGGATAAGGGAAGATTCCGGGGTAGGCCGGAGCCGGAGCTGGAGCAAAATGCGGCCACAGCCATGGCCGTGGCAGAGGAATAAACCCTAGGCCGCGCGCCGCCTCACAGTTTCCGGCGCCGGTGGCGATGAATGCCACCACAGCAAGAATGATGCACGTCATGTTTAGGATTCTAGCCAtgagttcttttttttttttaatttgatcaaCAAAATGTTGATGATTAGATGAGATGGATGGTAAATAATGTTGTTTATATAGTGGGAGAGTTGGTTGGATGCATGCATGATGTAgatgtgattttttaattttttaatgttttcatgttggaaaaataatttttcatgtTATTAATATTTGACTTTTTAACCTTTTGATATTCCTGAAATTAAGTGTAATTTAATTATTGTATATGCTATGTTTCTTTGCATTCAAATAGACCCTATGAGGTGTATTCTAGATTTTAGATTTAGATGTCTGATACTATTTAGTTATGTTTGAAGCTTTAAAATTTGATAGAGCATTTTGTTATTAGTTGCGTATATTTTATAactaatatattcattgataataaaattattttacttttctATTTTGGTTCATCGATTAAAATTAGTCTATGCTAGATTTTTCTGTCTAATTAGATGGACTCTGTTTTCTAATAATATTCCGAACACTTTTTTACATCTATTATagttttatcttttatttttgtattgcAACACGTGGCATCCACTAACAGTTTTCAATTTAGTTTGGCCGATCATTAGCTAATGTCCCACAACTACAAATCatactatattattatatttctcAACAAATTTTAACATAATTTTAAAGGTTAATAGCTGAAAAATACATCAGCTACATGCAAAATTATAACTAAAACGACATCTCTTTAGTCTAGTTAGACATTCTAACACGCTGCTTCGAACAAAGACGATGTCGTTCTGAACATTTTAGAATGCCACCTTGTATTCAGTTTTGATGAAATTTAATCTTGTAATAAATTAgttagagtgatgctaaatggccataatgtggccggccataaaaagttaatttagtctatttacatgtataaaaaattagaattatcgatataaacttatatgtgtgtgaatggacttgtaagttgatacttatctttgaattccattacgtaaaacatcttaatatcacgaattattGTATACGTTgaacaacaatcaagaaatgacagtagtaataagttgagcaaaaactaccaaagaacaacactaacatgttgagcaacatataatgaagatgatataaaagtaaaatcaagtagtattaaaccaaaaatttgaaaaaaaaaacaattttttttattatttaattaatttatggctggccataatgtggccgcatagctttATTCAATTAGTTATACCAAAAAAATTCATGTATTTTTTTACCAGTCCATTTGACAACTTTGCATTTATTACCATAATTATGTTTTTGGACCTTGAGAGCATACCTATTAGCCAAACGCCAATACATAGATTTCGTTTATGCGTAATTAATGAGCTGTGAGCGGGAGATTTGATGACAAATTGACACGCATTTCAAATTAAACATACTCCTAATTATCTATATCAATGCTATTTAAGAGCTTCCAAATTATGTCAACACATACACATGTATAAATAATATGTCGGCACGTGGAATGCCCGTTATTAGCAGATTCATTCAGTTTATCATTTTGttaaattcatactttttttTTACCACGAATTATTAATCTGTCTTCAATTCGGGCTAGTGGAGAAACAAAATACTCCATAACatacaaaacaaaattattttaataataatttataaattgttgtttggtaaataaaatataaaaacacgATAAAAATAGTAGTCTATTCGTCTCAAGATAGTTATCCGATTATTTTAGGTatatagattaagaaattgatgttaGAGTGAAGATAGATTAATTTTTGTTTGGTAAATAATAATTGATGTTTGCTAGTCTTGGCCATGAGTAAATAAATTGAGGAGCAACAGCGTATGAAACGCTGGCCTTGGTTGAGTAAACATGTCAAGATTGCTAACAATTTTAGCTACCAAATAATGGgtttagggcatccgcaatgggcagacgatggcacgcccaatggcgcgcatcgtccgcactcattgcgggtgcgcgccatagggcgcggacgatagtcgcgccctatacttcggtcgcggaggatagcgcggacgatggccatcgtccgccccattgtggaggtcgcggacgatcaattgcggacgatggcacgcggtttcgtttttttataaataccgttcatttgtaacatttcaaggtgaaattctgcacactggtgcgccgaagaggacgaagaccactgaagctggtgattacacgagcagcggcagcggcaatcacccggttgacctcaaccggacgtatgtggatgaagggagttccggcacaccagTGTCCatccggcgtcctcccggcgtcaaggctgcgaaggccaaggggaaggcgaccgcgacctcatcgtcgaccgctgcaacccaagctcctgtcccggtagagctcccgacccagacggccaccccGTTTGAGTTgttagcaacagcgtcgatggcaaggacgatgttgcagacgcacagggcccttaagaagtgtaccgaccccgacgaagccgaatatctccgggcgttactcgatgagctgcgtcggaagttgggaattggtccgacttagttttttttttataagttcaatgatgtaacttttttttattaaaacttcgccgtttgttatttagaccgttttttatttactcgttacttgttatttgaaaacagttaaattaattaaacaaaacaataaaatgatgatgtggcgcgccatagggcgcaccttaggcGCGCCTTAGagcgtcccactgcaggtggggagctaggaggataaaactgatgacgtagcgcgccatagggcgcgccttaggacgccccattgctaatgctctaagtcCTCTTATTAATCTTGTCATGTGCTAAACCCACCTACCAAACAACCAGATGTTTGGTGGCAAAATCAAGCATTGATCTGGGTTTGTATGGCACATTCTCTAATTAAATCCAATAAATAAGGATTCATCAATCCTCAATTAAAACTAACAAATCAAGATTCCAGACTATGTATGATTCTTcttagggctggggaaaaatatcgaaatgtcgaaataccggccttatcgtaccgaaaaataccgaaaataccgcattttcggtataccgtgatttttcGATACGGTATAATACCTtaggtaaggtaaaggtatgaatttttatataccgcggcataccgaaattcgatatataccgtaatttaaggtatatactgtaaaaatatgaatataataatatataaagtattttatatatttttaaattataaaatttattgtgaaatataatataatatgaataaaatatactattatataATACCccatatattatttaaattactataaaatataaatattattctaaaaactcaaatattcaattttcattgatattgaaagtaaggtatatcgcaaaagtatggtataccgaactttgatACGGCATACCAAAAATGAGGTACGATATCATTATGAAAATTctccataccgaaaataaggtataccgaagttcaatataccgaaaattttagtaagataaaggtatgatttttttcgcataccgaatttacggtaaggtataccgtacctacccctAATTCTTCTAACAATGCCAAAACATTTTACATCCAGTTTGAATTGAGAATGACATCGTCATCATTCTCTCTCCCAGAGAACTTGCTCGTCAATCTTGCTCAGCGCCTCATCGTCAATCCGTTTCCACGTCCTGATCATCTTCACTCCGCCCCACGACTGCTCCCCCTTCTCGAGTTCAGCCAGGATCACTCTGCCTCGTCTCGCCCACCCAGCGACCCCATAACCGTGATATCCGAACCCTCCCCCATAGCAAAACCATATGCCTCCTACAGTCCCACAGAAGTCGTTCGTGTGATCATGGCCTATGAACACGGCCTTCACGTCTCCAACAGATACGAGCGTCTTGAGCACACCAGAGTTTACAAGGGAGCATGCTGTGTACTCTCGATAATTACCAACCAGATTGTAAATAGGACCTTGTCTCATTTCAGGAATCGGGATGTGGAAGAATGCTAATGATGGAATGGCAGCTGAATATTGAGATGTTCCAGATGAAGATTCGTCACTATACAGCTTCCTTTCCTGTAATATAAATCACCTGAAACTTGTCATTGATTCTAAATCTTCAATACAGCCtcataatagataaaataaagtgaaaagATCTCTTAGTACAGACACTAGTTACACTAGACTGCATTTGTAAATGTCATTAAACAAGTACTAAACCAAATTATGACATACACGTAACAAGCAATGAAATCATAATAAAGTCAGAAACTTATGTAGGCTAGGGGACTTGAGTCTTAAACTACTTAAAACAGTAGAGTTTCAATATCAGAAGCTTCACCTCAAGTTTCTGTGAAACATTACGAAGCCAACTAAGCTGGGATTCTTTGATCCAATCATAAGTTCGAACCCCATTAACAACGGCTCTGTCTCCGCTgtcaagaaaataaagattgaGGACAGTACTATTCGCAAAATTGGAACCAGGAGCACCCCATATTCTGAGATCATAGTTTCCATAACCATCAATGTTTGGAACTGGAACCACTTTGTCAGAATGGTCACTATATTCAACTGATGGAAATGTTCGTGATAGAGAAAAATCCATGAGGGATAAGAACGACATTAGTTCTTCACGAGTCATCGTAGATTCTTGGTCATGGTTCCCTAATACAGCTGCCCAAGGGATTCCTGATTTCATAACTGGGCCAAAAGCTTGCAACATGGATTCAGCAGCATCATTAGCAGTCGACCCAAATATGTTGTCTCCTGGGAGGTTTACACAATGTGAAGGGTATATGTCGGAAAACAAATACAAACAGTAACTCATACTCATTTTGACATATACTCCTATTAGCTAGTGAGAGGTTTACAGAATCAAATGCCTACATATGTTAGACTACTTAATTTGCAACACATAAAACTATAAAATTCAAATGCATAAAGTGATTAGTTCATGGAGTAATGGTTTAGTACCagtaaaaacaacaaaatcagGTTTTTCCAACTGAATCATCCTCTCAAGAAACCTGGTTGTGTTAAGGTCAGAACAGCCAGCATACTCACTGTCCAACACATCCCGACATGGAGTCAACTTCCCATTCCCGAAATGCATATCCGCCACCTACACCACAAGCCAAAAGCCATCAATATATTCAATCTCtgaaaaaggaaacaaaaaaacAGAACAGGCCCAGAAACTATTAGCCTCCACACGAACTGAATCATGTTTCTTGATATCTAGAAACTACTTGGAGGATTTTGAAAGTTCCGTCAGCACGAAAACGCAGAGGGGTTGATGGTGCTTTCTTGAATCTCGCATTTTGATGGTTTATGCTGAGTTTTGGGGAGACAAGAAGTGTGTCGAGCAGGTGTACGGCTGAGCACACGAGTACGAGGTAGAGGATAGAGTGAATCCATGTAACCCCCTCTTCCCTAGCGAACAAAGACACAGCGAAAAATCAATTTATTAATATCAAAATTTAACTCAAATGCAGAAGttcaaaagaaaaagaacaTGTAAAAATATAAATCTTCCTAAATGTCAATGTATTAAGAAAAGAGCCACAAACATAAATTTACATTTAAGGTAATGAGATTTGAAGAAAACGCGTTAAAATTCACAAAACTAAGGTCACAGATGCAAAGAGTATCTATAGCCAATGCCAATGTTGGAGATGGCAACATATAATGTTAAAGATTGGAATGATATATGACTAACATTAAAAACGGGAGAGAATGCTGTCCAACTGCACTAGCCCCCCAGCTTGACCCTCTTAGCctacaataaaataataaatatggtGTGATCATGCACACATACTAATTGGGTAAGCACTGCAAACTGTTATAATCAACTgcataagaaaaataaacatggcaaactatacaaacttgcTTAATCATGTGAAACTACCCTAAAGCGCCATGATCCATGTGGTCATAATTAATTCACGTAAATGTTGCATAACAGAGCAGCATTAACATCGATACTCGACAATGCTCCAAAAACTATATTCTCTTCCCCTGTTCAGTGCAGAAGAGACATGTAATATATTGAAAACTGGAGgcttttatgcaaatttatctTAGAAGAGGCATATCGTTAACTTTATCAAGCAAAAGCCAACGGAGCAGCTCCTTGGAAGTTTTAGCTGGGGGTCATTGATGAGGAATTTAAATGTATTCGTGTGTTAAGCTATAATTTTTGGATCATAGAGGGGTCAAATTGCAATTCTTAAAAGTTTGGTCAAAATCCCCAATTCAATCAAAAatgcacaaacaaacacagaagtcaaaattaaaattaaaattacaatctTTGTCGCTGATCACTTGTTCTATGCTCCACAAAAACAATAACTCTCTCTGCGCCGTGAAATTTCCATTCAATTACTCCGCCGTGCCGACACCAGATCTATGAATTGGGGTGGTGGCATCACACGCTACCACTACTATCCGAAACGGCGAAACCTCATAACCATAGACATGAATGAAACTGAATTGAATGGAAAGACGATACCTGAGAGAGAGATGTCTTTGGATTTCCTTTTTTGCTAATATCAGGACGAAAATCAATTGCCGAAATGAAGAATTCGTTTATGCTTCCGCACCAAATTCAACTCACTCCCAAATCCATTCTTCTCCTAGGTttttcggttggcaagattaaatctcatgtttggttcataagattgaactcttcgacttaatcctagatgtatagtctcatgataattagtcataggcctcccctccaactaaaataatctcacaacttaatcctagatggatagtctcatgatatcaCCTTTGTAGAAATAAGTAGTACTGTTTAAATTAGCTAAAATTGATTAAGTTAaaaagagaaatttcggaataagggtttaaattcgctgacctttcgtaattagggattcaatttactgacctttcgtaatttggGATCGAGACATGCGTATTCTTCGTAATAAgggatttttaatattttagcttatttatatactttttaaatattatttcccTCTTATTATTTATCAAACGTCTAAATTACCCCTTCCCTtcaaatttttactaaaattcTATAATAATAGAATCAGTCGCAAAGTGAAGAATATTAATCTTAGCCGCCCAAAGTAGCCATTTGTATTACTACTCACATCATAGTCTCTCTCTAGAAATATCTCACCACTAGGTAGagtgaaagagagaaagaaataagcACAGTAGATCATCAACagagttgaattgaagaagagGAATCATTAAAACAAGCTCCTCGATCTATCTACATCTCTCACTTcagatatatacatatatatatatattccatcCATCAATCTGCAGAGAAAAACACACAGTAAGCAAAAAAAACAATGAGCCCAGAAGAGTCGTTGAGATCTCTCTCTCTAGACTACCTGAATCTGTTGATCAACGGCCAGGCCTTCAGCGACGTTACCTTCAGCGTGCAGGGGCGTATGGTTCACGCGCACCGTTGCATTCTGGCTGCCCGGAGCCTCTTCTTCCGCAAGTTCTTCTTGACGGTAGCACCATTTACGACAACATTTGCACTGAAATTATCAAATACACCGGGCACTCCAACGTCGATTACAGTAATCTCTCCTCTCCCCTTCGATTCATTACCTATTTCTCTCGATCCCCAATTTTCTCTTCTCTTCCCACGCAGACATTTGCATTTCTCCCCCAAATTTTAATGATTTATGCTTTGATttgatttcatttcatttttctagGGTTCTCAAACATGTTTGATCATTCCCATTCACATTCACCATCACTGATCAATTTCTCTGTTTGCTCGAAGAATAATGAGCGCCGCTACTAAATTCATAAAGTGCGTCACCGTCGGGAAGACATGCCTATTGATTTCCTACACCAGCAACACCTTCCCCACGGTCTGCATTTCTTTCAATCCATCGTTATATTCACTTGCAGATTctatttttatagaattttgGTAAAAATTTGAAGGGGTAATTTAGACGATTGATAAATGGTAAAAgagaaataatatttaaaaagcACATAAATAAGCTAAAATATCAGAAATCCCTTATTACGAAGAATACGCATGCCTCGATCccaaattacgaaaggtcagtcaattgaatccctaattacgaaaggtcagcgaatttaaacccttattccgaaatttctcagTTAAAAATCGTCTTATTCAATCATAGATTAAgccattatttattttataaatcgTCTTATTTCTTTCTAAATTAATTCAATCTTTTAACTCTACgcatgaaattaaaatatttttccatatattaagttcaaataataaaattggtGATATAACTgagtagtgatctagggaaccactacttaaatgcataactacagaacacgaatttagttcactacaTGAAGGAGTGAATCAAAACGTCATTACAGTGAACAAACTCCTTGACGGagtaaatacttcactataaaaGTATTTTGGTTCACTCCTTGTTTTTAAATTCATATAGTGAACTAGATCGTTTTGATCTAACAACTTAAATTTGTTCTccagttatacacttaatattagttatactatctttctattttattacacaaaaataaaaatagtttccAATATTCTAAGTTAAAGGGAGTCTCTTAAAAAAATATCAGTCATGAAAGGATTTGAACGCGACTCGGATGGTGCAATGCGCAATTGAAGATTTTAACTCACAACTGCTTGCACAACTTAACCAGCTAATTATTCTAACGATGCATTATctatatgtattttttaaagacGTGAAATCAAGACGCTCCTTTTGTttcaagtaaaaacaaaaatttctcaataaaaaaatatattttaagtAAAAACAAAAGTTTCTCAATAAAGAATCATTTCcctaaattaatactcctatataccttagagcgtccactataatgaGGACGCGGCGGACGCCGCGTTTGGGGCGAAAGCGGGGCGGAAGAGTGTCGTTTGATCCTATAGACCTTTATTAGAAACCTCTTAATCTAACCCAAgaatctatttttttaatatttaattatttctatttcCAACACATCACTAATACTCATCCAATTCAACCATACCTTTTTTATATCATGACCATTCAATCACACTATTATACATttagttttatattaatattttataataatattattacataaatatttattatcacAATAGTATAGTATATCAACGAAGAATAATTATATGAGGGGAAATGATAGAGATTTTTTTTGTGTGCAAAACTATAACAAATttagtctctatttatagatgacgaaaaataataaattttggtataacttttataatttatgatataatattttaaaaatatataattaaaaaaaacatttatcaATTAATAAGATTATTCCATTTGAAATAATCTCATTGattgataaaattaaataagttgGAAGATCGCTTGGTCTATGGTCGCCGCCCATGCAACCGCGATCAAGAAGATGATAGACCATTTGtttcataatttttaaattgcTTGATGACTTGGTGGTCGACCAAAAGTGACCGCTAAACATGGTATAATAATAAACAATTATTGTTTTTTTCATCAAAGTGACTATTTAATTAAAA
This DNA window, taken from Salvia splendens isolate huo1 chromosome 18, SspV2, whole genome shotgun sequence, encodes the following:
- the LOC121777510 gene encoding probable inactive purple acid phosphatase 28 isoform X1, translated to MEEGVTWIHSILYLVLVCSAVHLLDTLLVSPKLSINHQNARFKKAPSTPLRFRADGTFKILQVADMHFGNGKLTPCRDVLDSEYAGCSDLNTTRFLERMIQLEKPDFVVFTGDNIFGSTANDAAESMLQAFGPVMKSGIPWAAVLGNHDQESTMTREELMSFLSLMDFSLSRTFPSVEYSDHSDKVVPVPNIDGYGNYDLRIWGAPGSNFANSTVLNLYFLDSGDRAVVNGVRTYDWIKESQLSWLRNVSQKLEERKLYSDESSSGTSQYSAAIPSLAFFHIPIPEMRQGPIYNLVGNYREYTACSLVNSGVLKTLVSVGDVKAVFIGHDHTNDFCGTVGGIWFCYGGGFGYHGYGVAGWARRGRVILAELEKGEQSWGGVKMIRTWKRIDDEALSKIDEQVLWERE
- the LOC121777510 gene encoding probable inactive purple acid phosphatase 28 isoform X2 — its product is MHFGNGKLTPCRDVLDSEYAGCSDLNTTRFLERMIQLEKPDFVVFTGDNIFGSTANDAAESMLQAFGPVMKSGIPWAAVLGNHDQESTMTREELMSFLSLMDFSLSRTFPSVEYSDHSDKVVPVPNIDGYGNYDLRIWGAPGSNFANSTVLNLYFLDSGDRAVVNGVRTYDWIKESQLSWLRNVSQKLEERKLYSDESSSGTSQYSAAIPSLAFFHIPIPEMRQGPIYNLVGNYREYTACSLVNSGVLKTLVSVGDVKAVFIGHDHTNDFCGTVGGIWFCYGGGFGYHGYGVAGWARRGRVILAELEKGEQSWGGVKMIRTWKRIDDEALSKIDEQVLWERE